The Deinococcus malanensis genome includes a region encoding these proteins:
- the pxpA gene encoding 5-oxoprolinase subunit PxpA translates to MTERRIDLNADLGEGSEHEAAIMPFVTSANIACGGHAGDRENMRESLRLAAHHGVAAGAHPGFPDREGFGRRELHFPPAEVTAFVREQIEALKAVAARQGVRLAHVKPHGMLYNMAVKDAVLAAAIARAAADSGVPLYYGLAGQHSVMLLEARLAGLRPIGEGFADRGYAPDGSLWPRGQAGALLEQEAAVAQGVALALQGQTVAVSGEVISVPAQTLCLHGDGAEAATLAQALRAALEAAGVGVAAPD, encoded by the coding sequence ATGACGGAACGTCGCATAGATCTGAATGCCGATCTGGGAGAGGGAAGCGAGCACGAGGCGGCCATCATGCCCTTTGTGACCAGCGCGAATATTGCGTGCGGCGGGCACGCCGGAGACCGGGAGAACATGCGTGAAAGCCTGCGTCTTGCGGCACACCACGGGGTGGCCGCCGGTGCGCATCCGGGCTTTCCTGACCGCGAGGGCTTCGGGCGCCGAGAACTGCATTTCCCGCCGGCCGAAGTCACGGCCTTCGTGCGCGAGCAGATCGAGGCCCTCAAAGCCGTAGCTGCGCGGCAGGGCGTGCGGCTTGCCCATGTCAAACCGCACGGCATGCTCTACAACATGGCCGTCAAGGACGCGGTCCTGGCCGCTGCCATCGCCCGTGCGGCCGCTGACAGCGGTGTGCCCCTGTATTACGGTCTGGCCGGACAGCACAGCGTGATGCTTCTCGAAGCCCGTCTGGCCGGACTCAGGCCCATCGGAGAAGGCTTTGCCGACCGGGGGTATGCGCCGGACGGCAGCCTGTGGCCTCGCGGACAGGCAGGAGCACTGCTCGAGCAGGAGGCTGCGGTAGCGCAGGGGGTCGCTCTGGCGCTACAGGGCCAGACGGTGGCGGTCAGCGGCGAAGTGATCAGTGTGCCCGCGCAGACGCTGTGTCTGCACGGAGATGGTGCAGAAGCCGCCACGCTGGCCCAGGCCCTGCGAGCAGCGCTGGAGGCCGCCGGGGTAGGGGTCGCGGCTCCGGACTGA
- a CDS encoding biotin-dependent carboxyltransferase family protein gives MIEVLQPGLQSTLQDTGRQARALGVPAGGAADPVALRLAQALVGNPPDVAALEVTLQGPTLRFHTDALVALCGAPFEASLDGAPLPLWQAVWVGAGQTLSVGGTSRGLRAVLAVRGGLAGDEAFGSRSTDLRSGFGGLGGRALQRGDRLTLAGAVPPAVPPRAWVSPDLYTPVGPQQTLRVLATAEASPELLRSLVETELTVSSQVDRMGARLTQTFSAPHDPGRVSLPNVPGAVQLPPDGRPIVLLPDAGTHGGYPTPLVVARADLPRLGQLRPGDRLHFRLVDTVQARTALRDQEQALRLAEDALRWWYNRP, from the coding sequence GTGATCGAGGTGCTTCAGCCAGGGCTGCAGAGCACCCTTCAGGACACGGGTCGGCAGGCGCGTGCCCTGGGAGTCCCTGCCGGTGGGGCCGCTGACCCGGTGGCCCTGCGGCTGGCCCAGGCTCTGGTGGGCAACCCGCCGGACGTGGCGGCGCTGGAAGTGACCCTGCAGGGTCCCACCCTCCGCTTTCACACCGACGCCCTGGTAGCCCTGTGTGGAGCGCCTTTTGAAGCCAGCCTGGACGGTGCCCCGCTGCCATTATGGCAAGCAGTCTGGGTGGGCGCCGGACAGACGCTGAGCGTGGGAGGCACTTCACGTGGACTGCGGGCCGTTCTGGCGGTGCGGGGCGGGCTGGCGGGCGACGAAGCCTTTGGCAGCCGGTCCACCGACCTGCGCAGTGGTTTCGGCGGGCTCGGAGGACGGGCCCTGCAGCGCGGTGACCGGCTGACCCTGGCTGGGGCCGTGCCACCAGCAGTTCCGCCGCGGGCCTGGGTGTCGCCGGACCTGTACACGCCGGTGGGGCCGCAGCAGACCCTGCGGGTTCTGGCGACGGCAGAAGCCAGCCCTGAGCTGCTGAGATCCCTGGTGGAGACAGAGCTGACGGTCAGTTCGCAGGTGGACCGGATGGGTGCGCGCCTGACCCAGACGTTCAGCGCCCCACATGATCCCGGCCGGGTGAGCCTGCCGAATGTGCCAGGTGCGGTGCAGCTGCCGCCGGATGGACGGCCGATCGTGCTGTTGCCCGACGCCGGCACCCACGGCGGCTACCCGACGCCGCTGGTCGTGGCCAGGGCAGATCTGCCACGCCTGGGCCAGCTGCGGCCCGGCGACCGGCTGCACTTCAGACTGGTGGACACCGTGCAGGCCAGGACCGCGCTCCGTGACCAGGAGCAGGCGCTGCGTCTGGCCGAGGACGCCCTGCGCTGGTGGTACAACAGGCCATGA
- a CDS encoding DUF4357 domain-containing protein, translating into MPNAQERIREAVSAIQTWLAHTPNPGEAVVRQAIVLRLLHAAGFDIWNPAEVVPEETNATGNRSDFLVRTEKGKFALELKGMNVTLGATQFQQAATYAVNEGTRWAIVTNGRVWIVIDEHLPGKWEERATLKLELGQEGQTFTDDLAALLNVDTWKADAFANAVQDIKRRQQQRLDEARIRREKTAIVQAVMEQFGIQTFELAATAAAEMNRITETERDVLLGKRSIIQPSEGILFTYKILGAVAHAIYNPTARTWTVKAGSTALNRVSGDSSGLGAGKRRLAMIAAGHLTEKSEEYLEYLEDKEYASPSTAAVDISGKAQNGWAVWKDDQGRPAQHHRPT; encoded by the coding sequence ATGCCCAACGCGCAGGAACGTATTAGGGAAGCTGTAAGTGCCATCCAGACATGGTTAGCCCATACACCAAATCCTGGCGAGGCGGTGGTCAGACAGGCTATTGTCCTGCGGCTCCTGCACGCTGCCGGGTTTGACATATGGAACCCCGCCGAGGTCGTCCCTGAGGAAACCAACGCTACGGGCAACCGTTCGGACTTTTTGGTTCGTACTGAGAAAGGCAAGTTCGCCCTCGAACTCAAGGGAATGAATGTCACGCTAGGAGCCACGCAATTCCAGCAAGCAGCCACCTACGCAGTAAACGAGGGAACTCGCTGGGCAATAGTCACCAATGGTCGCGTATGGATCGTCATTGACGAACACTTACCTGGGAAGTGGGAGGAGCGCGCGACCCTCAAGCTTGAACTGGGTCAGGAGGGTCAGACCTTTACGGACGATCTTGCCGCATTGCTGAATGTTGATACTTGGAAGGCTGATGCATTTGCAAATGCTGTGCAAGACATCAAGCGTCGTCAGCAACAAAGACTGGATGAGGCGCGCATTCGTAGGGAAAAGACTGCAATTGTGCAAGCAGTCATGGAACAGTTCGGTATTCAAACCTTCGAGCTGGCCGCGACCGCCGCAGCCGAGATGAACCGAATCACCGAGACTGAACGAGATGTACTGTTGGGAAAGAGATCAATTATCCAGCCTTCCGAAGGCATCCTGTTTACCTACAAGATCCTTGGTGCAGTAGCCCATGCAATCTATAACCCCACCGCTAGGACGTGGACGGTGAAAGCAGGTAGTACTGCCCTGAACCGAGTCTCAGGTGATAGTAGTGGGCTAGGAGCCGGGAAGCGGCGGCTGGCGATGATTGCCGCAGGGCACCTTACCGAGAAGAGCGAAGAATACCTGGAATACCTCGAAGACAAGGAATATGCCAGCCCTAGCACGGCCGCAGTCGATATTTCAGGCAAAGCCCAGAACGGATGGGCTGTCTGGAAAGATGACCAGGGTAGGCCCGCCCAACACCACCGTCCTACCTGA
- a CDS encoding tyrosine-protein phosphatase — protein sequence MSLDYTAGCVNFRDVGEWLNLITGQPLLHHGRLLRGGKLDHVTDATSIREPATVMNLRRGPDRPTWLFGAQQIHLPADDGVENYDTQHPKVRRWLGKVVHTAAAPETELPLLLHCTSGKDRTGVAIAAILFALGVAPALITEEYLLSDGAVRREWIEQAIAGFAKMDGYFDGVNIPTLQQRFCLGTVQN from the coding sequence ATGAGTCTGGACTACACCGCTGGGTGCGTGAACTTCCGAGATGTTGGCGAGTGGCTGAATCTGATCACAGGACAGCCGCTCCTCCATCACGGGCGTCTTCTCCGTGGCGGCAAGCTCGATCACGTCACGGATGCGACATCCATCAGGGAGCCGGCGACTGTGATGAATCTCAGGCGGGGACCAGATCGTCCCACGTGGCTGTTTGGAGCTCAGCAGATTCATCTTCCGGCTGATGACGGCGTTGAGAACTACGACACGCAGCATCCAAAGGTGCGCCGGTGGCTGGGCAAAGTGGTTCATACGGCCGCTGCTCCGGAGACCGAGCTCCCGCTCTTGCTCCACTGCACCTCAGGCAAGGACCGGACGGGTGTGGCCATCGCGGCCATCCTTTTCGCCTTAGGGGTCGCTCCAGCGTTGATCACGGAAGAGTACCTGCTGAGCGATGGAGCAGTGAGACGGGAGTGGATAGAGCAGGCCATTGCTGGTTTTGCGAAGATGGACGGGTACTTTGACGGCGTGAACATCCCGACACTTCAGCAGAGGTTTTGCCTTGGAACTGTCCAGAACTGA
- a CDS encoding type III pantothenate kinase, with product MPAFPLLAVDIGNTSTVLGLADESLTLTHTWRVRTNRDMLPDDLALQLHGLFALSGAQAPHAAVLSSVAPPVGENYALALRRHFMVEAFEVSADNLPDVQVELDQPGVVGADRLCNLFGAEKYMDHHEYAVVVDFGTSTNFDVIGKGRRFLGGVLATGAQVSADALFSRAAKLPRITLAAPQTAIGRNTVHALQSGLVFGYADMVDGLLRRIRAELPGEAVAIATGGFARTIEGICQEIDQYDETLTLRGLVELWASR from the coding sequence GTGCCCGCCTTTCCTCTTCTGGCCGTGGACATCGGCAACACCAGCACTGTGCTGGGGCTCGCGGACGAGTCCCTGACCCTGACCCACACCTGGCGCGTGCGCACCAACCGCGACATGCTGCCGGACGACCTGGCCCTGCAACTGCATGGACTGTTCGCCCTGTCCGGCGCACAGGCACCACACGCGGCGGTCCTGAGCAGCGTGGCGCCGCCGGTCGGAGAGAACTACGCTCTGGCCCTGCGGCGGCACTTCATGGTCGAAGCCTTTGAGGTCAGCGCGGACAACCTTCCGGACGTGCAGGTGGAACTCGACCAGCCGGGTGTGGTGGGCGCCGACCGTCTGTGCAACCTGTTCGGTGCCGAGAAGTACATGGACCACCACGAGTATGCCGTGGTGGTGGACTTCGGCACCAGCACCAACTTCGATGTGATCGGCAAGGGCCGCCGCTTTCTGGGCGGGGTGCTGGCCACCGGTGCGCAGGTCAGCGCCGACGCTCTGTTCTCCCGCGCGGCCAAGCTGCCGCGGATTACCCTGGCAGCGCCGCAGACCGCCATCGGCCGCAACACCGTTCATGCCCTGCAGTCGGGGCTGGTGTTCGGGTACGCCGACATGGTGGACGGTCTGCTGCGCCGCATCCGCGCCGAACTGCCCGGGGAGGCCGTAGCCATTGCCACCGGAGGCTTCGCCCGGACCATCGAGGGCATCTGCCAGGAAATCGACCAGTACGACGAGACCCTGACCCTGCGCGGTCTGGTTGAACTCTGGGCCAGTCGGTAG
- a CDS encoding nitrilase-related carbon-nitrogen hydrolase, translating into MASGERHFRVVAVQPKWHAQDFTSAAAFRRWMRTQLEQARPHLSADRPTLVVLTELNGLPLVLRGAPWAPRLSTFERAAAALFLARLASALPLMLRERISPVRALQLAGSEPNTRLYLHTCRDLAREYGVYLCCGSTPMPRYVRHGRHLKREPGVLTNQTVLLGPQGNLIGATDKVHLTPAEERAGGDLTPGRLDELRVFPTPVGDLGVAISLDAFRGDVIGRLEAQGCTVLLQPDANGAPWTSLEGLPPDPQQVRDQPVAWLESSWTATTGGRSIRYAVNPMVVGNLLDLTFDGQSAITGRPEDAPEPLSYVMTPPRQGFLALAPWVEEGPAEQLRQSGLDLAAHSGHPRENTYRTDVLFADLSLPASTCPAPARTPHEEALEAVLHGHIKASRRYESWAALGAGVLALLALIRRMR; encoded by the coding sequence ATGGCGTCCGGTGAGAGACATTTCCGTGTGGTGGCTGTCCAGCCCAAGTGGCATGCCCAGGACTTCACCAGCGCCGCGGCATTTCGCCGCTGGATGCGAACTCAGCTGGAGCAGGCCCGCCCCCACCTGAGCGCAGACCGGCCGACCCTGGTGGTCCTGACCGAACTCAATGGTCTTCCCCTGGTGTTGCGTGGGGCTCCCTGGGCGCCGCGACTCAGTACCTTCGAGCGGGCCGCCGCCGCGCTGTTTCTGGCCCGTCTGGCGTCGGCCCTGCCGCTGATGCTGCGCGAACGGATCAGTCCGGTGCGTGCCCTGCAGCTTGCAGGCAGCGAGCCCAATACCCGCCTGTACCTGCACACCTGCCGGGACCTGGCCCGTGAATACGGAGTCTATCTCTGCTGCGGCAGCACGCCCATGCCCCGATATGTGCGCCATGGCCGGCATCTGAAGCGTGAGCCCGGCGTGCTGACCAACCAGACGGTGTTGCTCGGGCCTCAGGGCAACCTGATTGGGGCGACTGACAAGGTGCATCTCACGCCCGCCGAGGAACGGGCGGGAGGGGACCTGACCCCTGGCCGCCTGGATGAACTGCGGGTGTTTCCGACGCCGGTCGGGGACCTGGGTGTGGCGATCAGCCTGGATGCTTTCCGTGGGGACGTGATCGGGCGCCTGGAAGCCCAGGGCTGCACGGTACTGCTGCAGCCCGATGCCAACGGTGCTCCATGGACGTCTCTGGAGGGGTTGCCGCCTGATCCCCAGCAGGTCCGTGACCAGCCCGTAGCCTGGCTGGAAAGCAGCTGGACAGCCACCACTGGCGGCCGGAGCATCCGCTACGCCGTCAATCCGATGGTCGTCGGCAACCTGCTGGACCTGACCTTTGATGGCCAGAGTGCCATCACTGGCCGCCCCGAGGATGCTCCCGAACCCCTCAGCTACGTGATGACTCCGCCCCGTCAGGGCTTTCTCGCGCTGGCCCCCTGGGTGGAGGAGGGCCCTGCTGAGCAGTTGCGGCAGAGCGGTCTTGACCTTGCGGCTCACAGTGGCCATCCGCGCGAGAACACTTACCGCACAGACGTGCTCTTCGCGGACCTGAGCCTGCCGGCCAGCACGTGTCCTGCGCCAGCCCGTACCCCTCACGAAGAGGCATTAGAGGCAGTGCTGCACGGACATATCAAAGCGTCCCGGCGGTATGAAAGCTGGGCGGCACTGGGCGCCGGGGTGCTGGCCCTGCTTGCGTTGATCCGCCGGATGCGTTGA
- a CDS encoding GGDEF domain-containing protein: protein MHNATALSLESLHPRQGRLRPPIPATSRLELPLVVLAGLALLLWPAHPQLAAFDRVALPALLGLLATMNLAAAGYLPLPVILAGRMAMLGAWSYVLFKAAFVVAGLPAGSQVEALAPVLLWVPALLVSHTWRLSPTEARWLTNMALLVLLGLSGGALARGADAGAALLLQVLLACGLLLTAQRSVQEVIRRQTRRGAWTDLESGPRDPLTGLPDRSTVERCLRQLAARPGGVSVAVVRIDHAQRLEAERGEAFMERLTAHVARTLVECLRDDDLVGRLSGRQFILLLRVPDARAGRAACERLRLRVASRPIEGVNPSISVGLTDVQDTPETTLGHAEQALNDVTSGAFNRVQISAPAAPDARAS, encoded by the coding sequence ATGCACAACGCCACTGCCCTGTCTCTGGAAAGCCTGCACCCCAGGCAGGGCCGGCTGCGCCCCCCGATCCCGGCCACCAGCCGTCTGGAGCTGCCCCTGGTTGTGCTGGCCGGTCTGGCTCTGCTGCTGTGGCCGGCCCATCCGCAGCTGGCGGCCTTTGACCGGGTGGCGTTACCGGCGCTGCTGGGCCTGCTGGCCACCATGAACCTGGCAGCTGCGGGCTACCTTCCACTCCCCGTGATTCTCGCGGGCCGCATGGCCATGCTGGGAGCCTGGAGCTACGTGCTGTTCAAGGCGGCTTTTGTGGTGGCCGGCCTGCCGGCCGGGTCTCAGGTCGAGGCACTGGCTCCGGTCCTGCTGTGGGTTCCGGCGCTCCTGGTCTCGCACACCTGGCGGCTGTCACCCACGGAAGCCCGGTGGCTGACAAACATGGCGCTGCTGGTGCTCCTGGGACTGTCCGGGGGTGCCCTGGCGCGTGGAGCAGACGCCGGAGCCGCCCTGCTGCTTCAGGTCCTTCTGGCCTGTGGGCTGCTGCTGACCGCCCAGCGCTCGGTGCAAGAAGTCATCCGGCGTCAGACGAGACGCGGAGCCTGGACAGACCTGGAGAGCGGGCCGCGTGATCCCCTGACCGGACTGCCGGACCGCAGCACCGTGGAACGCTGCCTGCGTCAGCTCGCAGCACGCCCAGGCGGCGTGTCGGTGGCCGTGGTGCGCATCGACCATGCCCAGCGCCTGGAGGCCGAGCGGGGCGAGGCTTTTATGGAGCGGCTCACGGCCCACGTGGCGCGGACCCTGGTGGAATGCCTGCGCGACGATGATCTGGTCGGCCGTCTCTCGGGCCGGCAGTTTATCCTGCTGCTGCGCGTGCCGGATGCGCGGGCGGGGCGGGCTGCCTGTGAGCGGCTGCGGCTACGGGTGGCCTCACGGCCCATCGAGGGCGTGAATCCCAGCATCAGCGTGGGACTCACCGACGTGCAGGACACCCCCGAAACCACGCTGGGGCACGCCGAACAGGCGCTGAACGACGTCACATCTGGAGCGTTCAACCGTGTGCAGATCAGTGCGCCTGCAGCGCCGGACGCCAGAGCCAGCTGA
- a CDS encoding DUF47 domain-containing protein produces MVLSKFMPHNPKFSAKFAESARNAHLTAQALVDLLENYTDVERKVQRVRDLEHEGDRLSREITNLLAESFIVPFDREDIIALNDELDDLVDDMEDAARKLSLYGVQAPLPQMAQLARVVERQCALLAEGMPMIEDTRRGPDLARIAVEIRKLEDEGDTISDEVQRTLYQGVNDVHGMIRAMRGGEIVDLIEDASDQAQRVAKTVESILLKNA; encoded by the coding sequence ATGGTTCTGTCAAAATTCATGCCCCACAACCCGAAGTTCAGCGCCAAGTTTGCGGAGTCTGCCCGCAACGCTCACCTGACTGCCCAGGCGCTCGTGGACCTGCTGGAGAACTACACCGATGTGGAGCGCAAGGTGCAGCGCGTCCGTGACCTGGAACACGAAGGGGACCGCCTGAGCCGCGAGATCACTAACCTGCTGGCCGAGTCGTTCATCGTGCCGTTCGACCGCGAGGACATCATTGCCCTGAACGACGAACTGGACGATCTGGTCGACGACATGGAGGACGCCGCCCGTAAGCTCAGCCTGTACGGCGTGCAGGCCCCCCTGCCACAGATGGCGCAGCTTGCCCGTGTGGTCGAGCGCCAGTGCGCGCTGCTGGCCGAGGGCATGCCCATGATCGAGGACACCCGCAGGGGGCCGGATCTGGCCAGAATTGCCGTCGAGATCCGCAAGCTCGAAGACGAGGGCGACACCATCAGCGACGAAGTGCAGCGTACCCTGTACCAGGGTGTCAACGACGTCCATGGCATGATCCGCGCCATGCGCGGCGGCGAGATCGTGGATCTGATCGAAGACGCGTCGGACCAGGCCCAGCGCGTGGCAAAGACCGTCGAGAGCATCCTGCTCAAGAACGCGTGA
- a CDS encoding inorganic phosphate transporter, with product MEPALIGLIIILALALAFDFINGFHDTANAIATSVATRVLTPAQAIAMASILNVVGALSGTAVAKTIATDIVPQDFATLELTGAALLSAIIWNLFTWWKGLPSSSSHALIFSLVGAGVAAGGWGIIVPKGVRKTLIGLVTSPALGFIVPIVLMALLSWLVLRWMKPRTVTRSFRWLQIGSAAFMAFSHGGNDAQKAMGIMTFALSAYLGTQVEVVPLWVILSAAIAMGLGTAMGGWRIIKTMGFKVVDLKPVDGFVAEASAAAVITAATQLGIPVSTTHTISSSIMGVGTTKGFRKVKWQVAGRIVQAWIFTIPVCIALGWALHRLILLFA from the coding sequence ATGGAACCTGCCCTGATCGGCCTGATCATCATTCTGGCCCTGGCCCTGGCTTTTGACTTCATCAACGGCTTTCACGACACCGCCAACGCCATCGCCACCTCGGTTGCCACCAGGGTACTGACCCCTGCCCAGGCCATCGCGATGGCCTCCATCCTGAACGTGGTGGGGGCCTTGTCGGGCACCGCCGTCGCCAAGACCATCGCCACCGACATCGTGCCGCAGGACTTCGCCACGCTGGAGCTCACCGGCGCGGCACTGCTCAGCGCGATCATCTGGAACCTGTTCACCTGGTGGAAGGGGCTGCCCAGCAGCAGCAGCCACGCGCTGATCTTCAGTCTGGTGGGTGCAGGTGTGGCGGCTGGCGGCTGGGGCATCATTGTGCCCAAGGGCGTGCGCAAGACCCTGATTGGTCTGGTGACCAGCCCAGCCCTGGGCTTTATCGTGCCGATTGTACTGATGGCCCTGCTGTCCTGGCTGGTGCTGCGCTGGATGAAGCCGCGCACCGTGACCCGCAGCTTCCGCTGGCTGCAGATCGGCTCGGCGGCCTTCATGGCCTTCTCGCACGGCGGCAACGACGCCCAGAAGGCCATGGGAATCATGACCTTCGCCCTCAGTGCCTATCTAGGCACCCAGGTTGAAGTGGTGCCGCTGTGGGTGATTCTGTCTGCTGCGATTGCCATGGGCCTGGGCACTGCCATGGGGGGCTGGCGCATCATCAAGACCATGGGCTTCAAGGTCGTGGACCTCAAGCCGGTCGACGGCTTCGTGGCCGAGGCCAGCGCCGCTGCCGTCATTACCGCTGCAACGCAGCTGGGCATTCCGGTCAGCACCACCCACACCATCAGCAGCAGCATCATGGGCGTGGGCACCACCAAGGGGTTCCGCAAAGTCAAATGGCAGGTTGCCGGCCGCATCGTTCAGGCGTGGATCTTCACGATCCCGGTGTGTATTGCCCTGGGCTGGGCCCTGCATAGACTGATCCTGCTCTTCGCGTAA
- a CDS encoding 5-oxoprolinase subunit B family protein, producing the protein MTHGLNADTPRFEVLGDAALVVHSRRAQALRASLLASPLSGVRETVPALNVLTVLFDSLQVDPVELEAGLRTQLSLLDEEDGTTGREVIIPVVFNGQDLGWCAAHVELSTPAFIEALCNLPLEVAFLGFTPGFAFLTGLPPTFQMPRLTTPRERVPAGSVALGGPWAGVYPRETPGGWRLIGHTDAPLFDLSRPEPLLWQPGDRVRFQPVVP; encoded by the coding sequence GTGACACACGGCCTGAATGCGGACACGCCGCGCTTCGAGGTACTGGGCGACGCGGCCCTGGTGGTGCATTCCCGCCGCGCCCAGGCGCTGAGGGCCAGCCTGCTCGCCTCTCCCCTGTCGGGCGTACGTGAGACCGTGCCAGCCCTGAACGTGCTGACCGTGCTGTTCGATTCCCTGCAGGTGGATCCCGTTGAGCTCGAGGCGGGCCTGCGCACCCAGCTGAGCCTCCTGGATGAGGAAGATGGCACAACCGGCCGCGAAGTCATCATCCCGGTGGTTTTCAATGGGCAGGATCTGGGGTGGTGCGCGGCACATGTGGAGCTGAGCACGCCGGCCTTCATCGAAGCCCTGTGTAACCTTCCTCTGGAGGTCGCGTTTCTGGGATTTACTCCGGGGTTTGCCTTCCTGACGGGTCTGCCGCCCACGTTTCAGATGCCGCGCCTGACTACACCGCGTGAGCGGGTTCCGGCTGGAAGCGTGGCACTGGGCGGGCCCTGGGCGGGAGTGTACCCACGGGAGACGCCGGGCGGCTGGCGGCTGATTGGCCACACAGACGCACCCCTGTTTGATCTCAGCCGTCCTGAGCCTCTGCTGTGGCAGCCCGGAGACCGCGTGCGCTTTCAGCCGGTGGTTCCGTGA